The genomic interval GGCAGCCCGATACTGAGCGATCGCTGCCTCCGGTTGCCCCAACAGTTCCAGGGCGATCGCCAAATTAAACCGAGCTTCCGCAAAATCCGGTTTAGCTGCTACTGCCCGCTGATACAGCCGCATCCCCTCCGGCACGTTGCCCGCCTGACAGGTAATCACGCCCATCAAGTTTAATGCTCCGGCATGGTTGGGCTGTTGCTGCAAAACCTGCTGGTAAAGCTGCATTGCCTGGGGTATCTGTCCAGACTGGTGCTGCTGGAAAGCAGCTGCAAATAGGTCAGCAGTTGAGGGCATAGGGGGTGGGGGATTAGGGGCTAGGGATTAGGAGCTAGGAGCTAGGCGCAGATTTAGATTACCCAGTCTTTAGCTTTCATCCCTCATCCCTCATCCCTCATCCCTCATCCTTTCCCTATTCCCCTGGCTTCAACGAAACCACTGCACAACTTGCACTCAATTCTCCTTCCGGTGGTAAAAGGGCAACCACATGGGGAACGGGACGGGGGGTGTAGCCAACCAGGGATGTCCCCTTGTAGGCGAGGGAAGTGCTGGCACCAGAGTCCAGCATCACCGCATCCCGGAGGCCAGCTTTTGCCAGAGCTTTGCCTAAATCGACCGATCCGATCGGCTCGGTCGAGACCCCCACCACGGGCTGTCCCTGCTGGTTAATTCCCCAAAATGCCCGGTGCCTCGGTGCATCGAAGTCAAAGAGCTTGCCAAAGCGGCTAGGGGGCTGGGCTTGCCCATTTTCGACCAGCCAACCCGCTGCCACAAATGCATCGGTCACATCGGGCAGTTCTGCTTGAATTCCTTCCAGGGTATTGTGTTTGAGGTTGTTGAAGGGAACGAATTTTACTCCACTGGCACCAATTAATACCAGTGGACGATTGTTAATTAGAGGGATCTCGCCTTTTTTACCCGGAACGAAACGTCCTTCACTCTGACTCAGAATAGGACCCAGCATTTCGTTGGAGTCTAGAAACTCTAGAGAGAAAAAGGCTCCATCTACAGCAGCGATTGCACCAGTTCCAGACTTGGCAAGGATTTCTGGCACCTGGTAGCGACTATCCGCGTGGATCGTAATCGGTCTACCGCCGGAGATCAGGATAAATGGGGTGTTGTCGATTGTCGTTTCCACCTTTTGTACAGAAGCAGAGAAATCGAAGCCGGGATTCCAGGCTTGTAACCTCGGACCTCCCCAGGCGGTATCCAGGATAGATTCCAGTCGAGATTGCCCCAACCGTCCGATCGCCATTAAGCTCTCTGATTGCCCCGCCAGTCGCTCGTCTGCATCATTCATGGTCAAAGCGGCTGCATAGCCCGCATCCTGAACCGATTTGGCAATTTGAGCGTTGTAGTTTCCCTCAGGATAGGTGAAGTAGTGAATCGGAATCCCTAACTTTGCTTCCAAAATTTGCTTAGACTTCTGAACCTCTGTTTGAATTTCAGGTTCACTCAGGGTCGTCATCACCCGATGCGTAACGCTATGGGAAGCGATCGTCACCAGCGGATCGGCAACCATCTCTTTGAGCTGTTCCCAGGTGACTGGTTTCCGTCCCAACTGTTTTTCGATTTTGTCGGTGTAGATCGAAAAAACAGCTGGATAGCCATATTTCTTCAATAAGGGATAAGCGTAGGTGTAATGCCCCTCATAACCATCATCAAAGGTCAGCAGAATCGGCTTCTCAGGGAGGGGTAGCCCGGTTCTTAAATGGATCACTAATTGATCCATCGTGATCGGGGTCAAACCCTTTTGCTGAATCAGCTTCAGGTGATGTTCAAATTCCTCTGGGGTGACATCAAAAAAGACCTGTTTATCTGGGCGGATGTCGTGATACATCATCACCGGCACTCTGGCTGCCCTTGCTTTGGCATTGATTTCAGGGAAGGGCGCAGCATTGAGGTACGCCATCAATTGCGGCCCCATTTGTTCAACCAAAGCTCCCATGCCGATCGCAGGTTGCTCGACCAGGGTTGCAGTCTGACTCAAATCACTCACCAGGCGGGTTAACCCAGCCGTGGATGAAGCCCGAACGGGTTGGCAGGTGGCTGGCGGTGAAACTCGCGGAGCTTCTTGCACAGGCTGGGTCGGAAGTTGCTCCAGGGGCTGCTCCTGCACAGGTGCTTCCTCCAGGAATTCCTCCCCAGGAAGCCCCTCTGGAGGTCTGCCCAATTGGGCGATTGCCTCTGGCATAAATACCCGCAACGCCAACGACACCGAAGCAACGGGCAAAAAGGTGATAAAGCTGACAAAAAGAAGAAACCGTATCCGATGAGAGAATCTCTGCGCGGTTGAACTTCTGACCGGATGTTTCCGCTGGAATGGCATAAGGTTAGGCAAAAATTAGCAAATTCCCTTGATAGATCTACCCTATTTCTGACGCTTTGTCAGGTTTTTTCTGATACGGCTTTTGGTGAAAGCCCCATGACCCATGACCCATAACCCAACAGATTGTTTATCCTTCATCCTTCATCCTTCATCCTTCATCCTTCCCCTCCTACTCTCCGTAAGGTCGTGGATACGGTTCCAGAAGTTGATCGCACTGGTAAACCTGAATCACCTGTACGATCGTGCCGCCACGTTCAATGGGAATATCAGCGATCTTGTGAATGTGTTCAAAATACCCCTTGTACTGGGCGATCGTAGCTGTTGCCTGCTGCTTTGGGGTAACGAGTAGCCCATCCCTACCCAACCATTGATCGCGGGTGGACCAGAAGGCAAATCCACGTAAGTCCTGGTCAAAACACGTAATTGGGATTTGAGGCAGGGAAATATCCTTGGAACCTCTGGGCGCGAGAAGTGCCATCCCAAGTTGCCCTGCCAGATATAAATCGTTGGTAAATAGAAAACCCGAATCTTCCAGGGCAGTTCGGAGCCGAATTGAGTCAGAAAAGCCTCGTCGGAGTTGCTGGATATCGATCAGTTGCACGGAGGCGTCCGCACTGGGAGACAGAAAGCCGCCCCAGAAAGCATACCGACTTGGCTTTTGAAACGTTCCCAAAGTGACGTGCAACAGGGCAACCAGCAGCAGCGTGGCAATCGCCATGCCCGACCCCCAAAGCCAGCGTCGGACAAACCGGGGCGATCGTAGTTGCCAATTAGCCGCCTGTTGTCCCAGCAGCAATGTTGCCGTCCAAAATCCTGGCATCGCCCAGGTCGGCAAAATTGCCCGATAGCCGCCCATGAGGGTAAATCCCACCATCAGGGGAAGGGAAGCCCAGAGGAGAAGGGAGGAGGGAGAAGGGAGGAGGGAGGAGGGAGGGCTAGGAGAGTTGTGAGTTGTGGGTTGTGGGTTGTGAGTTGAATCTAAGGCCTGAGGATTGCCCTCTGCTTTCCCCCGCATCTTCCCCCACAGCATCCTGCCACTTACCCACCAGAGGGGAACCCCAAAACCAGGAAAAAGATAGGCGATACCTGCCAGAAAGGTTACTAGCAGATCCAGCAGGCTATAGCTGCGATCGGGAATTGCCCGTCCAGATTGGAATCGTAGGGACACCCACTCGTGCTGAAAATTCCAGACCAGAATCGGTGAGATGGCGAGCAAAAATAGCCCCAAACTAACCAGCATCCAGGGAGAAAGAAAAACTTCCCGGTAACGGGGACTGGTCAAGCAAAACAGCACCATCCCGACAGCCAATGCTAGTCCGTGATATTTGCTCAGGCAGGCAAGTCCAAGCAGCAGTCCCAGGAGGGCGAGGCGGTAGGTGGGGTGGTAGGGAGGGATAGGGGAGGATGGGAGAGGGGGTGGGGGGAGAGGGGGAGAGGGGGAGAGGGGGTGGGGGTGGAAAGGAGTTGGGATTGTTGGGAAGATGGTTTGTGGGCAAATCCCCAGGGTTTGATTGCCCGATCTTGCTTTTCTGCGTCCCCGCGTTCCCCCATCTCCGCATCCCCATATTCTCCTATTCGCACCGCCTCATATTCTCTCTCCGCTTCCTTGGGGAAAAATTCCCAGGCTGCAATGTACAAGGTGGCTGTCCAGAAGAAAATGAGGGGGCTATCTGGCAGGGTGAGAACACCAAAGCCAACCAGGAAGATGGGGATGAGGGTGGCGATCGCCAGGGTGATCAACCCTGCCCTGTTTGAGAACAACCGGACACTTGTGAGATAGAGGAGCAGCAACGCTCCTGTGTGCAGCAGCAAAGTTCCCAGGCGAATTGTAAACGGAGATACAACTCCTGTGAGCCAGGGGCCAAAGCCTGTGGTGAATGCCACCATCAAGGGATGGTCAAAATAGCTCCAGTCTGGATGATGGGTATAGAGGTAGTAGTAGCCCTCATCAAAACCTGGAGGCAACCAGAAGGCGATCGCACTCCGAAATAGCAATCCTCCACCCAATAGACCAATGACCCACTTATCATGCCTTGTGACGAACAACTTCAACAGGAAACTCCATTTTGAATTGAGATTTCAGGTGTTAGGGAAAGGATAAGGGATCAAGGATGAAGGATAAAAGCTAACGGTCTTTAGAGGGAAAGGAAGGGATAGCAAGATAAACCTCTTTCACCCTTCACCCTTTTCCCTTCCCCTTTCCCCCTTTCCCCTTGCCCAACTTAAAACTCAAAACTTAAAACTTAAAACTCTTAGCCAACACCGAGATAGGAACTCGCACAAGCTGATAACCACCTGCCTTCTCCACGACCTGATATTGACTGGGCTGAAGTCTGCTTGCTTGCAGGTTGCCAGAAGTTCCCAAGAGCAATAGGGATGAAGGAGGGGATGGCTTAGCTGCAATTGCCCGCAGATAATCATTGGTTTCTCTGGCACTTCCTACAAATTTCACAGGTTGGCGTGTATAAAATACGATGCTTGGTTTTCTGAAGCCGAGCATCGCTAACTCCTCGCCTGGTTGTCTGGTTTGCACCACAGTCTCGGCTAGTTGTCGAAGCGGAAGTTGCCGTTGAGAGTCGAGCAGAAAGACCGCAGGCATGAGCGTAAAACCCAGGAAAGCAAGCAGCCCAATAATATTGAACAACCAGATCCAGCGAATTTGACGGCGCAGCATCGCAATCAGGCTGAGGAGGGCAGTGATACCTGCGATCGCCATACCGACAGCCAATCACCCCTGTTTCCTGCAACAAGGACGGGAGGCGAGACAAAAATGGATCACCTTGCAACAATTCGGGGATGTAGAGAAGCGCCCCCATGAGCAGCAGGAAAAAGGCAATATTCAAAATCACGCTGACCCTCATCCCCCTGGTGAAACGAGCTGTTTGAGTGGTCTGACTGCTCCAAACCAGGGCAACCAGAATTGCTGCCGCAGGGGTTAGGGGCAAAATGTAACTGGGAAGTTTGGTAACGGCAATGGTAAAAAAGCCAAACACCGTCATCAACCAGACCAGAGCAAACACCCCCAGTTGATTGGCGCGGGGTTGATGGCACCAGATTGTCCGTTTCCAGAACTGCAAGTGAGCGATCGCCACGGGTAGATACAGAGACCACGGTGCAAAGCCTGCAAGTACGACTCCAAAGTAGAAATACCACGGACCTCGGTGGCGATTGACCACACTGACAAACCGTTCTAAGTTGTGATAGCCAAAAAAGGAATCAATAAATGCTTCCCCATTTGCCAGCGTCACCAGGATGTACCAGGGCAATGCCAATCCCAAAATAATTAGCAACCCCCACAGAGGGCGCATTTCTCGCAGCACTTCCTGAAATTTACCTACGTAGAGCAAAAAGAGGACGATCGTGCCTCCCGGCAGCACCAATCCCACCGGACCCTTGGTTAAAACTGCCAGGGCAGTGAAAACGTAGCATGTCAGATACCAGGGGGATAAATGGGGTGGGGGGGAAGAGTTTTGAGTTTTAAGTTTTAAGTTTTGAATTAAACTCGAATGCTGAGGGGAAGAATTTTGAATATCCGAAGACTGAGGACTGAGGACCTGAGGACTGAGTGCTGCCCTCTGCCTGCATCTCCTCAACTTCCCCACTCCCCACTCCCGACTCCCCATTCCCGACTTCTGCCCCCTGCCCTCTGCCCTCTGCTTTCTGATTCCCTTGCTCCACGTAGCCACAAAAAAACGCCATCAACGCCAACCCAATGCAGGCTGACAGAAGCATGTCGGAGACGCCGGTTCTCCCCCAAATGAGAAACAGGGGGTTGAGGGCGATCGCGGCTGAACCGATCAGTGCTGCCAACCAACGTTGACCAGAAGTGGAGGTGGCGTGGGTTGCGGTAGTACCGAAGCGGTATAGCAGATAAAAGCCCATGCCAACCAGGGCCATCGCAGCTATAGCAGAAGGTAGCCTTGCCCCCCACTCATTCACACCAACGATGCGGTAGGCGATCGCCATCAGCCAGTAAATCAGGGGGGGTTTGTCAAACCGGGTTTCGCTATTGAAATAGGGAGTTACCCAGTCGCCTGTTACGGTCATCTGGCGTGCTGCTTCGGCAAATAGGGGTTCGGTTTCATCTACCAACCCGGTGCTTCCCAGGTTCCAGAAAAATGCTAACCCACCGATCGTTAGCACCCAGATAGCAGACACACTCCAGGCAACCCCAGGATTTTTCTCTAAATAATGGTTGAGTGCGCCAATATGCCGATCCAAACTCACGCTGTTTCAACTCCTCACAACCCAGATTCATTCAAGCACTATCCGTTACAAGCGATTTGCAACCGATATTTCTTTACCACACTTCAGTCCCTCTACTGATTGAGTGACTCAATTTGGGCGATCGGCAACCCGGTCATTTGGGCGACTTGCGCGATCGGCAATCCAGTTTGCAACAAATTTCGCGCAATCTGCTGTACCTGGTTTTCCGCTTGTTCTGCCCGCTGGCGTTCCTGCTCTGCCCGCTGGCGTTCCTGCTCTGCCCGCTGGCGTTCCTGTTCTGCCCGTTGGCGTTCCTGCTCCTCAGATGTTAACAATAGGCTGCCATCTGGGTATGCCCACCGTAACCATGTTGTTTCAATCGTCTTAAAAGTTCCCTGCCAGCGCACCAGCATTAGCCCCAGCACCTCACTATGCAACTGTCCTGACGGATTAGGGGCGATCGGCTGATAGGTTCCTCCGATTAACCGAAACCCCGCCCAATCCTCAGCATTAAACGGGTCGTACCAAAAATACTCCGGCACATGCATCCGGTTCTGGTAGACCAACTTTTTCTCATGTTTGTCTTTTCCTGCTGTACTCGCTGACAGTAGCTCGATCACCAAATCGGGGGTCTTGTCCTCTTCCCAACACACCCAACTTTTACGCTCACCCTTGGGCACCCCCAATGCCACAAACACATCCGGCCCCCTAAAGTCCTGATTTCTCACCTGCGCCATGCTGTAATAGATGAACATGTTGCCCCCCACGTATCCCTCCTCGCGCTGGTCAAGCCAGGGTAATAAGCCGTCTATCAGCAATTCCATTTGGAGTTTGTGACGCTCACTCTCCATATTGTCTCCGTTGTCATAGGGCAACTCATCCTGGGTGGGTGGAATCGTAATCCCAAGGTATTCCAGTTCAGCTTGAGTCATCATGGTCGCGGTTTTCCTTCTCAAGAAGAGAGGTAATCGTTCTGGGCATGGCATCGGAGTGGGCAATCTTTGATGAAGCCATACTCCACTTCAGTCCTTACTCTAGCGGGAAACCCCTCTTCCCGCATCGTATAACTTGCCAGACATCCCTGTGAGGGGTTTTACCCTTCAGCCACCCTCTAAAATGGCGCTTTTGCTTGCAGACAAAGTATTTTTCCCAATTGGGGATGGTCGAAGCGCAGTTCTCGCGCATGGAGGTGCAGCCGATCGCCAACCTCACAGCATCCGTAAAGTCGATCGCCTAAAACAGGTACACCTAGCCCGCGTGCATCCGCTGCATGAACTCTGATTTGATGGGTTCGTCCGGTAATTGGCACGAATTCGATGCGGGTTAAATTCTGCTCATTGCTGATTACTTGAAAGCGTGTTGTGCTGGGTTTCCCGCGCTGCCAATCAACTTTTTGGTAAGGGCGATCGTCCGGGTCTCCCCACAACGGCAATTCGATCACACCCTGTCGTTGCCTCACCGCTCCCGCCAGAATCGCTTCGTAGACTTTATGCACCGTTCGTTGCTGAAATTGCTGACTCAAGAGGCGATGGGTTGGCTGATCCTTTGCCAGCAGCAGAATTCCCGATGTTTCCTGATCTAACCGATGCACCGCCAAGAGAGCCGTTTGATCAGGTAAGCCATGCTGTAGGCGAGTTAAAACGCTATCCTGGCGATCGCGATACCGACCCGGAACAGACAGCATGCCTGCGGGTTTGTTGATGGCAATCAGCCAGTCATCTTCGTAAAGGATTGGCAGTGAAAGGGGTAGGGTGTGGGGTGTGGGGTGTGGGGTGTGGGGTGTGGGGAAATTTTGAATTGAATCGGATGGCTGACGGCTGATAGCTGACGGCTGATATGACCCTGACAACAGAAATCCCATCAAGGGCTGGCAGCGTTCGGCACAGGCACCATAAAACTCTCCCTGAATTTTATCTCCCTGCTTGGGCGAGGGTCCCCACCAAAACTCTGCCATTGCCAGGGGCTTGAATCCCTGAGTGGCAGCATAGTGCAGTAACTTGGGCGCACAACAGTCCCCGGTTCCCGTTGGCATTGCCCCCCCAGGAATGAGGGCTTGAAGGGGTAATGTTTCGCCAGCGAAATTGGTCAGCGAGTAGTGGGCATGCATTTGGGCTTGAAGCTGGCGGGATAGTTGTTTGCGCTGGTGTTTTAACTGGCGAATGCGATCGTCCACCTGTTCAATGTGATCTTTAAGTGGTTGCAATACGATTTGGCGCTGACGTTTGAGGTGACGTCGCGCAATTCCATCTCGACGGCTCTGCTCATCCAGTTGCTCCAGGGCAGTTTCTAAAGCTGCTCCTGTTAGGGTTTCTGCCAGGATATGACGTTGATATTGTCGTTCCTGTTGGCGCTGCTGCTGCTCCACCGAGAGTTGCTGCAAGCGTAAGGCAAACTCCTGGGTCTGCACGGCAAACTCCTGTCTGGCGGGAGAATGTTGTAATTCGATCAGTTCTTGCTTAATCATTTGCAGCATCGCCAGGGTATGCGCTTCTTGCAGGGCAAGCTGCTCTCTGCCTGGAATGGGGGGCACCCAACCTGCAACCATGCTCTCGCCATTCAGGAGACCGGAGAATGCCTGTAAGACCTGCTGTTCTCCTGAAGGCGTTTCCACCAGAAGAACGCCATACATTTTGCCTTCGCGGGAATAGGTTGCGTTGCTCGCAAGATGCTGCATCAAATTACAGGCGATCGCTTCTACCCCATGATTTCGTGGCAATCTCAGGAGTTCACCGCTATGAGGGCAACGACCTTCATACCAGTAGGAAATCGTCATGAGGGAGTGGGGGAATCCTTGAGGGTAAACTCGTCAATTAGCGTCACAATGATAGCCGCCGCTGGAACAGCCAGCAAAACACCGACAAACCCCAACAGCTTACCCATAACAAGAAACGTCAGAATAACAATGACCGGATGAAGGCGCACATGTTGACCCATGACTAATGGTTGCACAATATAGGCATCGACTTGATTTAAGACCAGGAACAGTAGCACAACCAGTAGGAACTTTAGCGGTGAGATGGTCAGCGCAATCAATGCGGGCAGAAAGGTACCCGCGATCGACCCGAAGTAGGGAATGATCTCCAGCAGTCCTGCAATCACACCGAAGGATAGGGCTAACGGAATTCCCAATAGCCACAGCCCGATCGTTGCACTTGCTCCTAAAAACAACATGGCAATTCCTGTGCCAAAGATCCAGCCGCGCAGTCTCACGCCAGTTTCTTTCAGCAGTCGGTTAAATCGTTGATGGTGGCAGCGCGGCACCAGGCGCAAAATCCCGTTGATCATGGATCTGGGATCATACGCCATGTAAAATGCCAGGATCAGCATGGCTACCAGTTCGATCGTCGCTCCAAAGGTTTGCCCTAACACCAGTGGAAACGAGCTTAAAACTTGATCCGTAAAGTTTCTGAACTGGGCTAAACCTTGCGACAAATCGGGGATAAAGCCAATTTGGGAATGGAGTTGCATGGACAACTCAATCAACGAATTGAGGTAGGCTGGCAATGCTACCAGCAGTTGTTGAGTTTCATCAAGGATATTGGGAAACACAACAGCAATCAGAAAAACAGCAAATCCCGTAATCAGTCCAGCCAATATAAACACAGCAACCCAACGCGGCTTTACCAGCTTTTCTAGCCACCGCAGTAACGTCCTCAAGACGACTGCGATTAATGCTGCAACAGCAACTAATTTTAAGACGGGCAACAGTTGATAAAGAATATAAAGTGCCGCTGCCACCATGACGGCAAAGGGCGCGCCGTGAGTCAGCCGATACCATAAGCTGTCTTGATTTGAAGTGGACATTTTCGATCAGATTCCTGACTCACTATTCATCGATTTTTGTTCGGGGCTACACTTTGCAACCCCTTCTCCCAACTCAAGTTCGCTCTATCTTTAATCATGAAGTGGGATTCTCTTTTAACGAGATCCTTAAGATGGATTCTGCTCCTCGGCAGCTTAGATTTCTTTCTAATGAGGGAATGGGGAAATTGTTTGCCGGATTAAGATCCTTCTCATCTTCTTCATTTCAGGGCTGACTGATTTGAAGCTCAGCGATCGGCGGCAGAAAGCCCGTCGCCATCCACTGTTGCCCATCGTTTCCTATGGACTGATGAACGACCTTCTGCAAACGATTAATCAGAGCTTGTTACATTTGGTTAGCAAAGCCGTTGAAATTCTACCTGCACTTTTAGCTGCGATCGTGATCTTGCTGATTACCCGATTCAGCGTTAAGCCTGTAACAAAACTGGTGAGAGCCAGTACCCACCGACTGACTAAAAGTATTTCCCTAGAATTGCTTCTGGTACAAATTGCTTCTGTTTCTATCTGGGTACTTGGAATTTTAATCGCCTCTACACTGGTTTTTCCGAGCCTTGGGTTAGGCGATATCATTGGTTTTTTGGGATTAAGTTCGGTTGCGATCGGCTTTGCCTTTCAGGATATCTTTAAGAATTTCCTGGCTGGAATTCTGCTGTTAATCAATGAACCGTTTAGAGTGAAGGATCAAATTATTGTCAACGATTATGAGGGTACGGTTGAGTCGATTACCATTCGTTCAACCCAGATTCGCACCTACCAGGGTGAACGGGTTGTCATTCCCAATGCGATCGTATTTACCAGTCCCATCCATGTTCTAACTCACTATCCTGCCCGTCGTACTGACTTAAAGATTGGGTTAGCTTATGACACCCCCCTGCCCCAAGCCCGACAAATTCTCTTGACCGCAGTGACCAATGTGGAAGAAGTTTTATCTAACCCTCCGGTAGAAATTGACCTGGCGGGATTTGGCGACAGCACGATCGAATTTGTTGTTCGATACTGGACACTGCCTCAAATGGCATCTGTTCGATCGGCAAAAAGCCAGGTGGTAATAGGGCTGAAACAAGCCTGTGATGAAATGAACTTGAACATTCCTTATCCCATTCGAACCGTGTATTTTTTTGACCAACAACGATCTGAGAACCACTCCCCAACCCCAACTCACCCCCATTCAAACTGATTACTCACAATCGGGCAATTTTTCCTCTAAACGGTTATTCCCTTCAATATTGCGTTCATACCATTTCATCAGGGGAGTGGAGCTGATTCCGTGCAGAGTGACTGAAATCGCAACCGTTATAAATGTAATCCAGGCAATCAATTCTCCGGGTTCATCCCGCAAACCATTACCCATTGCATAGGTCAGGTAGTAGAGTGAGCCAACACCACGAATACCAAACCAGCCAAACAACCAGCGGGTTGCCGGATGAATGGGAGAACCTATGGTGCTAATCCAGGCACCGATCGGGCGAATGATAAACAGCAATGATGCCATAACCAGAAGTGCGGGAGCCGCAAAGCGAACCATTGGTTCAAATCGCAACAACGCCCCTAGGAGCAAAATCGTCCCAATTTCTGTCAGTTTTTCTAGCCTTTCCATGAATTGCAGGCGAGAGGCGGACCGTTCCGGTTCAAGGCAGTTGTACCGCATCACAATTCCAGCTACAAAAACCGCCAGAAACCCGTACCCGTGCACTAACTCGGTTAACGAATAGGTCAATAAAATTGTGCTGAGTCCAACAAACTCCTCCATCAACTCATCCACTGGACGATATTTTTCCAGACGGCGCTCGATCCAGCAAATCCCACGGGCAACGCCAATTCCCATCAGGATGCCTGCCGCGATCGCCCACAACAAATCCACTGCAACCCATTGCCCAAACCAACTTTGCCAGTTGTCATCCTTCAACCAGCGCAACCCAAAGTAGACAAAGGGGAATGCCAGGGCATCGTTGAGTCCCCCTTCTGAGGTTAAACCAAAGCGCAATTCATCCCGGTCTTGAGGGTCGTACAATTGCACCTCTGATGCCAGAACCGGATCGGTGGGCGCTAAAATTGCTCCTAATAAAATTGCAATGCCCCATTCCAGTTTAAATATCCAGTGCCCAATGGCAGCGATCGCAAAAATCGAGATGGGCATCAAAAACCCAATCAGGCGAATGGTAGAGTTCCATGCCCAGGCTTTCACCGGACGGTTCATCTTAAGACCACAGCTAAACAGAGACACCAAAACCACAAACTCTGTTAGCCGCTCCAAAAATTCTGTCTCAGGACGCACCTGAACGAGGTTAAAGCCATAGGGACTAAGAATGATGCCGACAACCAGATAGATCAGGGCATAGGACAGGGGCAATCTGCCGATCCAACCAGAACCCAACGTAACCCCAAGCAAAAGTAACCCAATAACCAACAGGTCAAGAATGTAAATATCCACAAGCCGTACTGTAAAGAGGAAGGAACCGCCCCTTTACTCTAGGTTCTGGACTTCTGGCTTGAGTTCAACCTGCGATAGATCTTTGGCAGTGGTGCAAACGGCTGAGGTGTGTTGTGAGTTTATTCTTATTCCTTAGGAACGAGAACAAAATAAACCCGGTAATCTGTAAGGGCTTAGCATTCGGGCAAAACCCTTTGCGATCACCGAACGCATCCCTGTCGAATGCTAAGCCCTGACGATTGGAGTTGCCAATGTTATTTAATTCACGCTCCTTAGGAACAAGAATTAAATAACATCGACTTTTGTAGGTTGGGTTGAGTCTGCGAAACCCACCCACCCCCCGCAGATGTTGGGTTTCATACTTCAACCCAACCTACGCAGGTTATTTAATTCGCGATCCTTAGTTTAAATCGAGGAACTGGCGAAGGAGTAAAGTTAACTCTTCTTGCTTTTGGGCATCCTCATGACCGGGATGTAACTTCAACTCTCCCTTCGATCGAAGAATTAAATGAATTTCCCTCCAATAAGTTGGGGGTGGATCTATACTCTCCGTGTTGACAGCGACAACATCAACGACATCAGTCAAAGCAAACCGTTGAACAAATTTGCCGTTGGTCACTGTCATTTGACCTGAGGATTTGTCAAACCTATAAATCGGTGTGGTTCTTTCTCCTGTAGTAATGTCAAGGATGAGTGGGGCTGCCAGTAAAAAAAGAACAGCCATGCTAGCTGGCTGAAGGTTCTGTGGAATTTTTCCAGCAATCCACGCGATACCCAGACTAATCGTGATCACACCAGAGAAAATATTGACCAGTTTATGCCATTTTTCATCCAGCAGATTGTGGATTAAGTAGCTTTTGTACCAGCGGGAACCATCCTTGATCACTAAACGATTTGGAGTCAATTCAAGAACCTTCACCCCTGCTCCCTTTCTACTTAATCCAATCCTTGAGCAGGGCTTGGCGTCGAGGGTGGCGCAGTTTGCGCATCGCTTTTGCTTGAATTTGGCGGACTCTTTCTCTGGAAAGGTGATAAAGCTCACCAATT from Kovacikia minuta CCNUW1 carries:
- a CDS encoding RluA family pseudouridine synthase: MTISYWYEGRCPHSGELLRLPRNHGVEAIACNLMQHLASNATYSREGKMYGVLLVETPSGEQQVLQAFSGLLNGESMVAGWVPPIPGREQLALQEAHTLAMLQMIKQELIELQHSPARQEFAVQTQEFALRLQQLSVEQQQRQQERQYQRHILAETLTGAALETALEQLDEQSRRDGIARRHLKRQRQIVLQPLKDHIEQVDDRIRQLKHQRKQLSRQLQAQMHAHYSLTNFAGETLPLQALIPGGAMPTGTGDCCAPKLLHYAATQGFKPLAMAEFWWGPSPKQGDKIQGEFYGACAERCQPLMGFLLSGSYQPSAISRQPSDSIQNFPTPHTPHPTPHTLPLSLPILYEDDWLIAINKPAGMLSVPGRYRDRQDSVLTRLQHGLPDQTALLAVHRLDQETSGILLLAKDQPTHRLLSQQFQQRTVHKVYEAILAGAVRQRQGVIELPLWGDPDDRPYQKVDWQRGKPSTTRFQVISNEQNLTRIEFVPITGRTHQIRVHAADARGLGVPVLGDRLYGCCEVGDRLHLHARELRFDHPQLGKILCLQAKAPF
- a CDS encoding AI-2E family transporter is translated as MSTSNQDSLWYRLTHGAPFAVMVAAALYILYQLLPVLKLVAVAALIAVVLRTLLRWLEKLVKPRWVAVFILAGLITGFAVFLIAVVFPNILDETQQLLVALPAYLNSLIELSMQLHSQIGFIPDLSQGLAQFRNFTDQVLSSFPLVLGQTFGATIELVAMLILAFYMAYDPRSMINGILRLVPRCHHQRFNRLLKETGVRLRGWIFGTGIAMLFLGASATIGLWLLGIPLALSFGVIAGLLEIIPYFGSIAGTFLPALIALTISPLKFLLVVLLFLVLNQVDAYIVQPLVMGQHVRLHPVIVILTFLVMGKLLGFVGVLLAVPAAAIIVTLIDEFTLKDSPTPS
- a CDS encoding mechanosensitive ion channel family protein — translated: MKLSDRRQKARRHPLLPIVSYGLMNDLLQTINQSLLHLVSKAVEILPALLAAIVILLITRFSVKPVTKLVRASTHRLTKSISLELLLVQIASVSIWVLGILIASTLVFPSLGLGDIIGFLGLSSVAIGFAFQDIFKNFLAGILLLINEPFRVKDQIIVNDYEGTVESITIRSTQIRTYQGERVVIPNAIVFTSPIHVLTHYPARRTDLKIGLAYDTPLPQARQILLTAVTNVEEVLSNPPVEIDLAGFGDSTIEFVVRYWTLPQMASVRSAKSQVVIGLKQACDEMNLNIPYPIRTVYFFDQQRSENHSPTPTHPHSN
- a CDS encoding cation:proton antiporter, with translation MDIYILDLLVIGLLLLGVTLGSGWIGRLPLSYALIYLVVGIILSPYGFNLVQVRPETEFLERLTEFVVLVSLFSCGLKMNRPVKAWAWNSTIRLIGFLMPISIFAIAAIGHWIFKLEWGIAILLGAILAPTDPVLASEVQLYDPQDRDELRFGLTSEGGLNDALAFPFVYFGLRWLKDDNWQSWFGQWVAVDLLWAIAAGILMGIGVARGICWIERRLEKYRPVDELMEEFVGLSTILLTYSLTELVHGYGFLAVFVAGIVMRYNCLEPERSASRLQFMERLEKLTEIGTILLLGALLRFEPMVRFAAPALLVMASLLFIIRPIGAWISTIGSPIHPATRWLFGWFGIRGVGSLYYLTYAMGNGLRDEPGELIAWITFITVAISVTLHGISSTPLMKWYERNIEGNNRLEEKLPDCE